The Aminivibrio pyruvatiphilus genome includes a window with the following:
- a CDS encoding VOC family protein yields the protein MRRENTVITQIDHIEIIVKDVKEYVDFYQKLGFKLLQWTDHHGGSAELQLPGPNQPIFEIHTVIDEENIGVNHIAFKTDDLITTYEELKAAGIEFSNEPYRNRHTGRGNVRLRDPDGWRLQMCDGERKEPEKGVPESEVKDEFKR from the coding sequence GAGATCATCGTGAAGGACGTCAAGGAGTACGTTGATTTTTACCAGAAGCTCGGCTTCAAACTCCTCCAGTGGACGGACCATCACGGCGGCTCGGCGGAGCTTCAGCTTCCCGGACCGAACCAGCCCATTTTCGAGATCCACACGGTTATCGACGAAGAAAACATCGGCGTCAACCACATCGCCTTCAAGACCGACGACCTGATCACAACCTATGAAGAGCTGAAGGCGGCCGGCATCGAGTTCAGCAACGAGCCCTACAGAAACCGCCACACGGGGCGGGGCAATGTCCGTCTTCGCGACCCCGACGGCTGGCGTCTCCAGATGTGCGACGGCGAGAGAAAAGAGCCGGAAAAGGGAGTTCCCGAGTCTGAGGTAAAAGACGAGTTCAAGCGGTAG
- a CDS encoding tripartite tricarboxylate transporter substrate binding protein, which translates to MKLRKAAAAAAVCLAVLFAVPALAADYPTRPVTYIIGWETGGGSDLVSRVLCAEAEKHLGQPIVIVNKPGGSGAKAYVEISQARPDGYTIGNTTGTISTHKFMGVIPIGHEAFEVVITFNSDPGGLWVKKDAPWKDLKEFIEDARKRPDTITVAASNPGSITRLGLQLLELKENVKFKIASQAGGEAKGPSLVAGGHVDACQAAPVTAKSLYEAGEIRPLGVMSEVRVEAFPDIPTFMEQGYDVVMHNTRQVLAPKGTPKEVVDKLYAAFKAAAESETFQKFMNESGSMILTWDQKQSTEFLTKQDAQFKDLLQQVGLYKEAK; encoded by the coding sequence ATGAAGTTGAGAAAGGCAGCAGCAGCGGCAGCAGTTTGTCTGGCGGTTCTTTTCGCGGTTCCCGCCCTGGCGGCGGATTATCCCACCCGTCCGGTGACCTATATTATCGGCTGGGAGACCGGCGGCGGTTCGGACCTGGTGAGCAGGGTACTGTGTGCCGAGGCGGAGAAACACCTGGGACAGCCCATCGTCATCGTCAACAAGCCGGGCGGCTCCGGCGCCAAGGCCTACGTGGAAATTTCCCAGGCCAGGCCCGACGGCTACACCATCGGCAACACCACGGGCACCATTTCGACCCACAAGTTCATGGGCGTTATTCCCATCGGCCATGAGGCCTTCGAAGTGGTCATCACCTTCAACTCCGACCCGGGCGGTCTCTGGGTGAAGAAGGACGCTCCATGGAAGGACCTGAAGGAGTTCATAGAGGATGCCCGGAAGCGGCCTGACACCATCACCGTGGCGGCGTCCAACCCCGGATCCATCACCCGTCTCGGCCTTCAGCTTCTCGAGCTGAAGGAGAACGTGAAGTTCAAGATCGCCAGCCAGGCCGGCGGAGAGGCCAAGGGACCTTCCCTCGTGGCCGGCGGGCACGTGGACGCATGCCAGGCTGCCCCCGTCACTGCCAAGTCGCTCTACGAAGCGGGAGAAATCCGGCCCCTGGGCGTCATGAGCGAAGTCCGGGTCGAAGCCTTCCCCGACATCCCCACCTTCATGGAGCAGGGGTATGACGTGGTTATGCACAACACCCGGCAGGTTCTCGCCCCCAAGGGCACGCCGAAGGAAGTGGTGGACAAGCTCTATGCCGCCTTCAAGGCTGCCGCCGAGAGCGAGACCTTCCAGAAGTTCATGAACGAGTCCGGCTCCATGATTCTCACCTGGGACCAGAAACAGTCCACGGAATTTCTCACGAAGCAGGACGCCCAGTTCAAGGATCTTCTGCAGCAGGTGGGCCTGTACAAGGAAGCGAAATAA
- a CDS encoding FadR/GntR family transcriptional regulator, with protein MPSPLRAKKLTELLIDEIKVLIEADSLRPGDKIPTEQELMRIFKVSRTCVREALSVLRQEGVVEIIQGKGTFLKKHYTPLPDMADPSSSALAHFMEARKVLESSLARLAAERASDEDLERMESVLSVLEGGEGEADPDRVVQSDLDFHYSLAKSTGNPVLLHLLQEVDSHLQKGRSTTITFPQGRKKALEGHKRVLHALRKRSPDDAALQMARHIDEIEKAQRFIMALQDGPPKDETGGCRPEGAGSSRME; from the coding sequence ATGCCGTCGCCCCTGAGGGCAAAGAAGCTCACGGAACTGCTCATTGACGAGATCAAGGTGCTCATCGAGGCGGATTCTCTCCGGCCGGGGGATAAAATTCCCACGGAGCAGGAATTGATGAGAATCTTCAAGGTGAGCAGGACCTGCGTCCGGGAAGCCCTTTCTGTCCTCCGCCAGGAGGGGGTTGTGGAGATTATCCAGGGAAAGGGCACCTTCCTCAAAAAACACTATACCCCCCTTCCCGATATGGCCGACCCTTCATCCAGCGCCCTGGCCCACTTCATGGAGGCGAGAAAGGTGCTGGAGAGCAGTCTGGCCCGTCTTGCCGCAGAAAGGGCTTCCGACGAAGACCTGGAAAGGATGGAGTCGGTTCTGTCCGTTCTGGAAGGCGGCGAGGGTGAAGCGGACCCCGACAGGGTGGTTCAGTCCGACCTCGATTTTCATTACAGCCTTGCAAAATCCACGGGAAATCCCGTGCTTCTCCATCTTCTCCAGGAGGTGGATTCCCATCTTCAGAAAGGCCGTTCCACCACCATCACTTTTCCCCAGGGACGGAAAAAAGCCCTCGAGGGACATAAAAGAGTGCTCCATGCCCTTCGGAAACGGTCTCCCGACGATGCCGCCCTGCAGATGGCCCGGCATATTGACGAAATTGAGAAGGCCCAGAGATTCATCATGGCCCTCCAGGACGGCCCTCCGAAGGACGAAACCGGGGGCTGCCGGCCCGAAGGCGCAGGGAGCTCCCGGATGGAATAG
- a CDS encoding tripartite tricarboxylate transporter TctB family protein, translated as MLTKNPSTILGSGLILFSGGVLYLVSQFSTAAEEFRALSPKFFPDLLGWTLLFLGAVIFVQGMRRPEKPVFSERPEKQAVVRAILFIFLVGAYLFFLSSLGFVLVTCLFMLVSQFLLGEKHLLLNILRTGVFVFLVNYLFSGLLHVPLPLGPWGF; from the coding sequence ATGCTGACGAAGAATCCATCCACCATACTGGGTTCGGGCCTGATCCTCTTCAGCGGGGGAGTGTTGTATCTCGTGTCGCAGTTTTCCACAGCGGCCGAAGAGTTTCGGGCACTCTCCCCGAAATTTTTCCCGGACCTTCTGGGTTGGACGCTTCTTTTCCTTGGAGCGGTGATCTTTGTCCAGGGAATGCGGCGTCCGGAAAAGCCCGTTTTCAGCGAACGCCCTGAAAAACAGGCAGTTGTCCGGGCGATCCTTTTCATCTTCCTGGTGGGGGCGTACCTCTTTTTCCTTTCCTCCCTGGGTTTTGTGCTTGTGACGTGTCTTTTCATGCTCGTATCCCAGTTCCTTCTGGGGGAAAAACACCTTCTTTTGAATATCCTGCGCACGGGTGTGTTTGTTTTTCTCGTGAATTATCTCTTCTCCGGCCTGCTTCACGTTCCCCTTCCGCTGGGCCCGTGGGGATTCTGA
- a CDS encoding tripartite tricarboxylate transporter permease has product MDILAALETVFTFKMIALIFGGSALGIIVGALPGLSATMGMALMLPITFYMPPSEGILMLLGLYTGAVFGGAYSAILLNIPGAPPSVMTSLDGYPMAQRGEAGRAISLATVGSTLGGIAGVIALIIIAPVLARFALRFGPAEYTVLAVFGLSAIVAVSGKALAKGFAGATLGVLLSTVGMDNFTNVSRFTFGSLDLMSGINFIPVVIGLFGLAEVISQILESSKEGVITKTINRLFLSASDFAKVLKGFLPASLIGIVIGVLPGAGGTIASIISYNHAMQSSKEPEKFGTGAPEGIIAAETANNASVGGAMVPLLTLGVPGSSPAAILLGALLIHNLRPGPMLFTTQPLLINTIFIGLLVAQFSLLLWGLATARIAPWILAVRKEMMLPVIAVLCVIGAFALSNSLFDVGIMLVSGVAGFFLNKVGVKPGTIILGLILGPMFENNLRSTIEISGVAPIFTSPICIVLWVLTAAMILYPVCKMLMLKKCGTE; this is encoded by the coding sequence ATGGATATTTTAGCAGCTTTGGAGACGGTTTTTACTTTCAAGATGATCGCCCTCATCTTCGGGGGCAGCGCCCTCGGGATCATCGTGGGGGCCCTTCCCGGGCTTTCGGCCACCATGGGCATGGCCCTCATGCTCCCCATCACGTTCTACATGCCTCCTTCCGAGGGTATCCTCATGCTCCTCGGCCTCTACACCGGTGCGGTTTTCGGAGGAGCCTATTCCGCAATATTGCTGAACATCCCCGGCGCTCCCCCTTCGGTCATGACGTCCCTGGACGGATATCCCATGGCGCAGCGGGGCGAAGCGGGGCGGGCCATCAGCCTGGCCACGGTGGGCTCGACTCTGGGAGGCATCGCCGGGGTCATCGCCCTGATAATCATCGCCCCCGTTCTGGCCCGGTTCGCCCTGAGGTTCGGCCCCGCAGAATATACCGTCCTCGCCGTCTTCGGCCTGAGCGCCATCGTGGCCGTGTCGGGCAAGGCGCTTGCGAAGGGATTCGCCGGGGCGACCCTCGGCGTCCTTCTGTCCACGGTGGGGATGGACAACTTCACCAACGTGTCCCGGTTCACCTTCGGCTCCCTCGACCTGATGTCGGGGATCAACTTCATCCCCGTGGTGATAGGCCTGTTCGGTCTCGCGGAAGTGATTTCCCAGATTCTCGAGAGTTCAAAGGAAGGGGTCATCACAAAGACCATCAACAGGCTCTTCCTTTCGGCGAGCGATTTCGCCAAGGTCCTGAAGGGCTTTCTTCCGGCGAGCCTCATCGGCATCGTCATCGGCGTGCTTCCCGGCGCAGGGGGGACCATTGCGTCCATCATCAGCTACAACCATGCCATGCAGTCCTCGAAGGAGCCGGAGAAATTCGGCACCGGCGCTCCCGAAGGCATCATCGCCGCCGAGACGGCGAACAACGCTTCCGTAGGCGGCGCCATGGTGCCCCTGCTCACCCTGGGCGTTCCGGGAAGCTCTCCCGCGGCTATTCTGCTGGGAGCCCTTCTTATCCACAACCTGCGGCCGGGTCCCATGCTTTTCACCACCCAGCCCCTGCTCATCAACACCATTTTCATCGGGCTCCTGGTGGCCCAGTTCTCCCTGCTGCTCTGGGGGCTTGCCACGGCACGGATCGCCCCGTGGATACTGGCGGTTCGGAAGGAGATGATGCTCCCGGTCATCGCCGTTCTCTGCGTGATCGGGGCCTTCGCGCTCAGCAACAGCCTGTTTGACGTGGGGATCATGCTGGTCTCCGGCGTTGCGGGATTCTTCCTCAACAAGGTGGGGGTGAAGCCCGGAACGATCATCCTGGGGCTGATCCTCGGTCCCATGTTCGAAAACAACCTCCGGAGCACCATCGAAATTTCCGGAGTGGCGCCCATTTTTACGTCGCCCATCTGCATCGTGCTCTGGGTGCTGACGGCGGCAATGATCCTGTACCCTGTGTGCAAGATGCTCATGCTCAAAAAATGCGGAACGGAATAA